AGCACCGCGCCCTCACCCCGTCCGAGCTGGACGCGGTGGCCCCGCGGTACGACCTCGCGGTGGTCGCGACGGGGACCGGCGAGCTCGGCCGGATCTTCGAGCGCGACCCGCGGCACTCGCCGTACACCGCGCCGCAGCGCGCGCTCGCGGTGGCGTACGTGCGCGGGGCCGCGGACCCCTCGCCCGACGCTGGTCTCCTCCGGGCGCACTCGGTCTCCGGCGTCGGCGACGTCTTCGTGATCCCCGGCTGGACCTCCGGCGGTCCGTGCGACGTCCTGCTGTTCGAGGGCGTCCTGGGCGGGCCGCTGGACTGCTGGTCGGACCGGCCCGGGGCGGAGCAGCAGTGGACCCGGATGCGGCAGCTGCTGCGCGAGCACCTGCCGGCCGAGCACGAGCGGTTCGCCGAGGCCGAGCTGACCGACGACCGCGCCACCTTGGTCGGGGCGGTGACCCCGGTGGTGCGCACACCCGTGGCCGAGCTGCCCTCCGGGACGGCGGTGCTGGGCATGGGGGACGCGGTGGTGACCAACGACCCGATCACCGGCCAGGGCGCCAACCTCGCCAACCGGTGCGCCGAGACCTACCTGGACAGCGTGCTGGCGCGCGGCGAGCAGCCGTTCGACCGCGCGTGGATGCGGCAGACCTTCCACCGGTTCTGGCAGCACGCGCAGCACGTGGTGACCTGGACGAACGCGGCGCTGGGCCCGCCTCCGCCGCACGTGCAGCGGATCATGGCCGCCGCCGCGGAGCACCCCGAGGTCCGCCACCGCTTCGCGGACGCCTTCGACGACCCGTCGGACCTGCGGACCTGGTTCCTCGACCCGGACGGTGCCGACGAGTACCTGCGCAGCGTCGCGTGACGGCCCGGCACGAGCCGTGCTCGTTCACCCGGACGGACTGCGAAGGGGGCGGTGACCGCTCGCGGCCGGGGACGCGCCGGGCCGGAGTGGAGGGTCGGGTGACGGGCGCGCCCCGTCACCCGACCGCCGCCTTCCCCGCGCGTCAGCGTGCCGTGTGGGCGTCGTGGGCCTGGGCGAACTCGTTGCCGTGGAAGACGTCCCAGTTGATCGACCAGGCCATCAGGCCGCGCAGGCCCGGGTAGGTGCCGTGCGGCTGGTAGGCGCCGCAGCCGGTCCCGGTGCGCAGGCAGTCGAGCGCCGCGTGGACCTCCGGCACCGGCGTGAAGCCGTTGCCCGCCGGCTCGGCCGCGGGCAGGCCGATGGCCACCTGCTCCGGCGCCAGCGGGTCGAAGGTGCCGGCCGAGCCGCCCGCCAGCGGGAAGCCGGT
This region of Saccharopolyspora hordei genomic DNA includes:
- a CDS encoding styrene monooxygenase/indole monooxygenase family protein → MRKVLVVGAGQAGLQLALGLQARQYEVTVVSARTPEQVRGGRVMSTQALFGTAVATERAHGLALWDAEAPPITGLRKTIAEPGEGRLLDWWAEFSRPGQSVDQRVKLARWLELFAERGGTVEHRALTPSELDAVAPRYDLAVVATGTGELGRIFERDPRHSPYTAPQRALAVAYVRGAADPSPDAGLLRAHSVSGVGDVFVIPGWTSGGPCDVLLFEGVLGGPLDCWSDRPGAEQQWTRMRQLLREHLPAEHERFAEAELTDDRATLVGAVTPVVRTPVAELPSGTAVLGMGDAVVTNDPITGQGANLANRCAETYLDSVLARGEQPFDRAWMRQTFHRFWQHAQHVVTWTNAALGPPPPHVQRIMAAAAEHPEVRHRFADAFDDPSDLRTWFLDPDGADEYLRSVA